The Polyodon spathula isolate WHYD16114869_AA unplaced genomic scaffold, ASM1765450v1 scaffolds_2271, whole genome shotgun sequence genome contains the following window.
AGCAAAAGTTAGTGGCAAAGCAACTGTGAGCAAGGGAGGAATACAATGAAGCTTCAGTTCTGGCTTTGGCCCAGGGCCAGAACTGAGCAACACCACATGAAAAAGGCTAGTACTGCTTCAATGCAGAAGATCTCAAATCACTTGCCCGTTTGTTCATGGGGCACAATCTCATCCAAAGTGAAGGTTCCTTCGCTGACAGCGATGAAGCCAGCATGACCAGGAGCAGCTCGCTTGTCTACGTTTGATTTCCCAGGACAGGGCTTTCCTGCACAGCGCCCTCCAGCAGATCTTGATGTGGGAACAGGCATCTCTGTGGAAGGAGAAAGATATCAAGTGCCCAAAATTTCAAGGGAGCAGGACttatacgggggggggggggggggggggggggggggggtctaaaaaGCACAAGGGAGCatgctacagtaaaaatgtaaggcTTAACCTAAACAGCCAAACTTCAGAAGGACTCCTCCTCAGAAACCAAGTCCAAATAGTGCTTTTCAGGACCATACCTCTTCCATCAAAGCATCCTTCATTGCAAACACGACGTTCCGGGGAACACACTTCGGTTGAACACATGAAATAGATCTAAAAAGTAAATGGAGTTAGGAGCAACTGTAGATCTGCTTTGGTCTCAACTATACCATTTATGACTAGGCATTTGGAAGCAAGCTTGAGTCTATACAATTGGACCACTATTAAACTCACTTCCTCATCCAAACGCTGCTTGGTCTTGTAGTCCAGGAACTGGAAGATTTCTATTTCAAAGCGTCGAGTGTGCTTGGATACAggcatgttattgtatttgacatGGAGGCCAGCAGCACCGCTGTAATCCAGGATGTTTGGACAACTGTGGGGGAGAAATTCAGAAGGGAGTCCTACAGCTGCCAACTAGGAGGCTTGAAGTGCATGGTAGCCATATTGTAATGCTAGCAGCTGCAACAGTCTAGCTTGCAAAGATTTAATTTAGATGTTTGCAGCCAGTCACCTAACCAGTTGCTGAACTGGTTAATGGTCACATCTGGCAGTTGCTGCTGGACAAATCCCTGGCATGTTGCTTTTGTCCAGACAAAGGGAGACAAATCAGGATACTCACCCTTCATAGATGATCACCCAGGCAGCTCGAGAGGACCGGGGATAGGCGATGCAGTAGTGGACCAGCAGAACTACACTGGGGTTAGGAGGGTTCACAAGCTGCACTTCCAGATACGCCTTGCTTCCAAGCAAGACGCTCAGGGGCAGATGGGACTGTGGGTAGAAGCTGGTGTAGCTGGCATCTGCAAGAGAGGTGCATCATTGGTAACACACCAGCCATTGAAAGAGGAAATTGAGCCAGTCAAATCTAGCAGTCATTACCAGACATGATGCCAAACCAGACCAAATGGGAGAAGTTACGCATCATGTTCAATTACCTGTGGCAATCCTTAACCTAACCCCAAGCCAGCCAAAAGCCAAGGCTGCTGATGGAGGCGATGGGTTCACCACCAAGTAACCAGTGCTGGCCAAGTTTCCTTTAGAATAGCGACATTCCACATGGAAACTGTAGTGCAGAGAGGAGACAGTGAAGACAAAGAATCCATTTAGTTACCAGTTGGCACAGATATTCCAGTCAATGACAAAACCATAAAGGCTTTAACTCCGATCATGGGGTCCCCACCCACTACAACCAGCAAAGTATGCTGAAAGAGGGTTAAGCAGCTGCCTGTTCCAAGCGCATGTAGAAGAAATTACCGATAAGGGCCATCTCTGGTAATTTGTCCATACATCTGCTGGATCCCCCGAACCAAACCACGAACTTCAGCAAGATAGATTGTAGTCTCCGCCACAGtctacagaataaaaaatgattacaaagtgAGAACACTGAAGCAGTTGAGGATTGTAATCAACCTGGCCAGCCCAAAACCAGTGGCATTCCAGTAGATTAGCACCCCAACACCCCCCTTAGACATATGGCTGTAAAAAGCATTGCAGCCTAGAAGTCCTAGTACTAACCCAAACCCCAGGAGGAGTGAACTTACAAAGACACGTGTCCCACAGCCAGTCACAGGAAATTTGAAGACCGCAAAGTCTGGAGTGCAGATTACAGGGACACATGAATGGTTTCCTGCAATTACTAAACTGCTCGGATCAATTTCTGGCTTGGTTGAGGTGCGGTATACGGAGAATACAAAATGCCCATCTGCAGTGCACGCTGAAAAGCAGGAAGCAAAGAAACCattaatgcaaaataatgaaACCATTTACCTGAAGGACCAGTCCCCTGTACAGTAAGGGTGGAAATCAGGTCAATTATCTCCTCCACCCTCAAAGTTTTCCTATACAAGCTGTTCAAAGTTACTCTGGATAGCTCATTAGATGAGCAGTGCTATATCAAGTGTAAAACCAAGCCATACCATCCAAAGGATAGTAACACTGGGAAGTTCTTGCATCCACACAACATCCATTGGCCACACACCATTGTGGATCAGCATTAGGTGGACCACAAGCCAACTGCTGACTTCTTGGTATCTTGCACCCTGCAAGAGAGTAAACTTCAATGTTATAGGTTGTACAGGGAAGACCCTGTAGTTTAGGTGTTAATATCTTGTGTAGGGGCACATTGTATTCAATACAAAGCAACATGATGCAGCAACAGCATTGGCAGACAAGCAACACCAGACTTGAGCACTCTGGTATTTTGTGTCCAGTGAACAAACACTCACCCACATGTGGTACTAGACCAGGAACAGGACATTTGGCCTGTATATCTCCTCGCTCCCCAGTAAAAGTTGTGTAGAGGACTCTCAGGATATAGAAGTTGTTCTAGAAGTGGAAAGAGAGTTGGTCATTCTTGACAGGATTTTGATCACCAATACAAATGGGGaaatcacagctgcaattgccctCAGCTTACCAGGATCTTGACATGACAGGCCTTGTAAGGAGCAGTCAGGATGTTTTTGCCATTTCCCTTCAAACTGTAGCCACAAGTCTTGGGAGCACCGATAACAGCTACCAAGTTGTTGGATTCATCTACAACAGATGCCACATTTAGAGCATGCTTTCTGTTTCACAGCACCCACATTACTGTGTACCAAGCCAACTCACCCATTAAATGGATATCTTGTAGCAGTCCCCCAGGAAGCTCCACTGTCATGCAAGTATCACTGCAGAGGACAGAAACCccaaagggagggaggggggagcctGTTGGTAAAGCTACACTGGTTGGACATTTCATCTGCACCTGTACCCTTTTCCCACTAAGGGTTACATATACTAGGGTCAGGACATAATTCCCATTCTGGAAGAGAATCAAGGGAGGACAGAGAGCACAAGTGAGGGTATTTACATGCATAGGAAGTTTAAAAGCAACAGTACAGAAAGCTAAAAATATTTACCAGCATCTTGACATCACAGGCTGTGTAAGGGGCTGTGAAGATGTTCTTTCCTCTCCCATGCACCAAGCTGTAGCCACACTTTCTGCTATCATCTTGGACAGTTACCAGAGTGTTGGATTTATCTGCAAGAGGCAACGTTGCCACGAGATTGGGTTATCCTCATTGCCAAGCAATTTAGGTAGCAAGTTATCTGGGACAAGGCACAACCTTACCCATCACAGCTACTTGTTCAATTGGTCCTTCAGGCAGCTCTATTGTCATGACTGAGGCTCTGCAGGCAGTGGGTATTGTTGGTTTTCTAGGAGTGGttgtagagggagggggtttTGTGGGCACTACAGCACCGGTTGGGCATTGCATCTGAACATAAGCTTGTTGTCCAGAAGTTGTGTAGCGGAGGGTCAGGATGTAGTGCTCATTCTAGAACAAGGAGGAAGTTGGCTTGATCAAAAAGTATAACCAGGAAACAAGCAAATTGCAGGTAGTTCACTCACACAGTGATCATGTCAGCAGGTGTCAAATGGCATGCTTTGAAACAACTAGAAAATCTACTAGGCACACTTCAGAACTATGAAGCCCAGTGTTTTTGTAACAATGCCTTCCACCGTTGTCCCCACTTCAGTGGGAGAACTTACCTGGACTAGTTTCAAAACTAGTCTGTTTACATTCCAAGCCTGCAGTGTTCTGATGAAGTTTCAGGATGGAGCAGCGCCTTGCtagttcaaaacaatactgccacagagctgcattttaatattactacCACATCCAATTACTTGAAATTTCTATGGATTTCATTTACTCCCATTTCCCGGAAAAGGAGTTGTCAAGAAATGGCAAGCTACCAATCTGCCTGTGCTCCATTCTccaaaacacatcctttttgtttttaaaaagagattaaacCTTGGGCCAAGAGGCCATAAAAGCAGGGTTTGGAATAATTGCATGTCAAAGCTTAGTCTTACCTGCCATCTGTACGCTGTCAAATAATCCCCAAATTGATTGAGACGTACACGTTATTTCCATTTACATATACTTGtagtataaaacagaacacagaatcaTTTGTGGTagcatcttgtatttcacttggacTCTCATCTAACCCCAGATGTAACTAAACACATCTGCTCacgaactgccccgatatcaaatcctAACTGggttttttatttgctcttattaggactgaagtcattgcatCTTGCTCTATTGTCCCGTTattcttgatgtgtattttgtttacaactgCAAGTCTCCCTGGGTAAGGAAGTCTGCCAAGAACATAGAATTTTAAAATTTGCCTTGGATGTCCCTACATAAAACCACTTGCCCCCGTGGGGGCAATATTTATGGTAGTGAAAACACAAGTACTCCAACTGATCATTCAGTATCACTGATCCACCTATTCCTCTGCTGGTGCCATCTGTTGGGAGTGCTTCTGGCATGATCTTTGTGCTCTGCAAACACAGTACATGCCACGCTCTCTGTTCAGTCAGTGGGGATTTCTCAGCTGTAAACACTTCCTATTTGCAAGCTCCACTCAGCAGGTGATGAGGAATACCAATATACTGGGGCTTAAAGCACAcgatcaactaaaaaaaaaaaaaggaagttcctTAAAAGCCAAAAACAGAGTTGTTAAGTCACTTCTCTTCACCCCCTTCCCAATCTCTTCCTATAGTGCAGGATCTTAACTGGCACTTTATATAGTGAAACAGGGGCAGAGTTAGGGAAGAGAACAGCTAGTTTTCATTTTGTGCAAGAGAAGCTATAACGTTTCTACAAGCCGATAGGCTGAAGAGCAGGCGTTGGCCGATCCAATTGTTGTTCCCAAGGTTTATTGGGCTGTTCAGTGTTCAAAGGTATTTCACAGGGACACGAGTCAGAGCCCCCAGTGTTGGAACAGCAGGTCAGCCCAGTGATACTCCAAGCAGGCTACTGTAGTTTGCGAACAGAATTGACAGCGCCGACAGATTGAGAAGAAAATAACTATGGATTGCATGCAGGAAAAATTCAAGAATGTTAAGGCAGTTCCTCCAATACAAAATGGCATGAATGGTTAGGTGCAGAGCATTCAATTACCCCTGCCTGGAAGAGTCTACCACTGCCAAGGGggtatgcattgtatttgatgAATTTAGCTTTGATTTCTGTATGAAACAGCCATTGCcaggtatttttatatattacaaataaccCACAAGTGTACAGGTTCAGACTAAACCAACTTCAAAATGGTGTATCGAGAACATAActttcttcaatggcaatgcatatGAAGTGTTGCAGTAGATAACCGCCTGCATAAACCAAGTTATTGTAATCCAGTAAAACTGGTTAGCAGGTGTGTACAGTACTACAGATCTTGCAACTACAATGTAGAAAAATGCACTCTGGCACTGCTATTGTGGAAAGACTCAACATTGGGATGCAGTTACCCAAATTAAATGCAACGTACAATGAACCGCGCAGCTTTATGCAATTAGAGAGAGTTATGCGTCTAACCATATCATGCAATCACAATGATGCACGTAAAAAAGGGACCTGCCATATGCTATGCAACTAACCAATATACAAAGTGGCATGTACGCACCATTTTAAAAACCTTCTGTACCAGTGTTCTGGTTTTTATATATACCCTCACCCCTCCCCATGATTACCACTATCCGGACATCACAGGCTTCGTAGGGGGTTATGAAAAGGGTCCTTCCACTTCCCTGCAGCAAGGTGTAGTTGCAGTACACTGGAGCCTTGACGACAACTATCCATTTGTTGGAATAATCTACAAAAGAAAAGAGTTGCCATAAAATCCCCCTACTGTGCCATAGACAAAAGCTTACAGGTGTCTAGCAAAAACCCAACTCACCTAGAAGCTCCACTAGGTCCAGAGGTTCCATGGGCAGCACCACCATCATGCCAGAGGAGTTGCACACCACATCTGGTGTGGGAGGGGTCCTTGTTGATTTTGTGGTTGTAGTTGCAGGTGCTTTTGTTGGTTCTCCTGCACTAGTTGGACATTTCATCTGCACATACCCTACTTCTCCATCAACTGTTGTATAGCGCAAGGCCAAGTAGTagttctcattctagaatttgcataaaaaaaggtttagggTAAGAGGAAAGTAAATCTGAAGCAGACTCTGGAACTAGCTAATCCCCAATGAGGGATTTTGGGGCAACACTAACCTTAAATACAACATTAGGAAATCCAAGAGCAGTTCAAGTCAGGGCATGTGAAACCAGCCCCATCATACGATCACTACTTGGGTGCATTCCCTATCCTCCCCTTCCCCCTTATGGTATTAGACCGTTAGGTTGCAGAAACCCCTTTACAGTTGTGCATTTACAGACCAAGTTTGAATAGAAGTACAAGAGCAGCCCATTGGCAGAAATGGATTACCAGAATCTTGACATCACACGCCGTGTAGGGGGTTTTGAAGAGGTTCCTTTCTCTGCTCTGAATCAAGGTGTAGTTGCAATTCTCAGGAGCATCAAGGACAGCTACCCACTTGCTGGATTCAGCTACAAGAGAAGTTTACATACAATTCCCTAGTGCCCTTGTCAAATTCATCCACATAGGGGCAAAGAGCCCAACTCACCTAGAAGCTCTACTAGTACCAGAGGTTCCTTGGACAGCTCCACCACCATACTAGAGGCAGTGCAGACCACAGTTGGCTTCCCACCACTGGTGGTCATAGTTGTCTTTGTAGTGCTTCCGGTGGTcctggttgtagttggggttttTGTGGGTTCTCCAGCACTGGTGGGGCATTTCAATACCATATACCCTTTTTTGCCACCAGTTGTCAGATACCATATTTCCAAAACATAGCTTTGATTCTAGAACAAAGAACATATGTAATATACCCAAATTGAttgccatggttttaaaatgatcatacaAGCTGGAAAACAAATTTACTCTTGTGATTAATAGGCGGCCAAGAGGAAagcagagcaagatgggccaatcaTACCATCATTGCCCAacagtatactgagcatcaaaagaaacttccttattacaacacattttaaaaaaaaaaatgcataaaccgACAAAATGATTATATCTATAGAAatacttgatcattcatccttgaccgtgACATGCTTGCATGACTGACTCCAGCACATGCACTTAAAATCACCCAGTTACCGAAACATTTGATTGGACATGGATAGGgagtgttgaattgcaagcttgaataaaaggaataaagaaatacaaaaaacaatgccaCATCTGTGGAGAGCAGAACCTTCATGcaaatcagcatgttggaggctggactagggcagcgtactgtggctcgccatcttgggtgctcacagccagcaatttcaaaaccTGGGAAGACTACAGAACCAGACACCGTAAAATGAcgggccacgaactgggagaccaggaGTCACACCTGCTTAAGAACGACAGATCATTTTGGCATCTTTGTCAATGGttaaaaagtcattgcacctGTCAGTTTGATCACATGTAGTATTTGGATACTAGTGATacttttgatgttcagtatatgAAGCTTTATTAAAAGCGCAGAAGTTTGGTTGGGGGGAGAAGAGAAAGCACACAGTATGGTGGAATATCTAGGTGATCTCATGGATGAATGGACAgggtctggaaaaaaagaaatggattgaCTATGCAAAAGGCATCATTTCATGCAAAATGATAAAGGTGGAAAGTGTTCACCATCTCCAATTAGTCCAAACAATTACCAGTATCCTGACATCACAGGCAGCGTAAGGGGCTATGAAGAAGTTCCTTCCACTTCCCTGCAACAAGGTGTAGTTGCAATGCTTGGGAGCATCAATGACAGTTACCCACTGGTTGGATTTATCTACAAAGAAAGAGGGAAAGTTACTATAGAAGACTCCCTCTACAGTGGCAGATATGATGCTCCTCCAAATACTCAAAAGCCTAACTCACCTAGAACCTTCACAAGTCTTAGAGGTTCCTTTGGCAGCTCCACCACCACACTGGAAGCTGTGCAGACCACAGTTGTAGGGGCcttggtcgtcctcctgctggtggaggttctggtagtagtcgacCTCCttgtggttctggtagtagtcttggtcggctccccaatgggagtgctggtcgtcctcctcctggtggttccgatagtcttggtcggctccccaatgggagtactggtcgtcctcctgctggtggttctggtagtcctgctggtggttctggtagtcgtcctcctggtggttccgatagtcttggtcggctccccaatgggagtactggtcgtcctcctgctggtggttctggtagtcctgctggtggttctggtagtcctgctggtggttctggtagtcttggtcggctccccaatggtggtcgtcctcctgctggtggttctggtagtcctgctggtggttctggtagtcctgctggtggttctggtagtcgtcctgctggtggtggttctggtagtcgtcctgctggtggttccggtagtcttggtcggctcccctgCTGGGagttctggtcgtcctcctgctggtggttcgtcctgctggtggttctggtagtcctggTCTCCCCAATGGGAGTCTGGtcgtcctgctggtggttctggtagtcctgctggtggttctggtagtctgGTGGTTGGTAGTGGTGGTCTGGTAGTCTggtggtcgtcctcctgctggtggtggtcctgctggtggttctggtagtcgtcctcctggtggttccgatagtcttggtcggctccccaatgggagtactggtcgtcctcctgctggtggttctggtagtcctgctggtggttctggtagtcctgctggtggttctggtagtcctgctggtggttctggtagtcctgctggtggttccgatagtcttggtcggctccccaatgggagtactggtcgtcctcctgctggtggttctggtagtcctgctggtggttctggtagtccgatagtcttggtcggctccccaatgggagtactggtcgtcctcctgctggtgggttctggtagtagtcgtcctgctggtggttctggtagtcgtcctcctggtggttggtggtcggctccccaatgggagtactgggtggtctggtagtcctgctggtggttctggtagtcgtcctcctggtggttccgGTAGTGGTGGTCGGCTCCGTGGTCGTCGTCCtgggagtactggtcgtcctcctgctcgGTGGTTCTGGTGGTCCTGCTGGTGGTCTGGtcgtcctgctggtggttctggtcgtcctcctggtggttctggtagtcctgctCTGGTGGTTCTGGTCATGGtctggtagtcctgctggtggttctggtcgtcgtcctcctggtggttccgatagtcttggtcggctccccaatgggagtactggtcgtcctcctgctggtggttctggtggTCGTCCTGctggtggtggttctggtagtcgtcctgctggtggttctggtagtcctgctggtggtggttctggtagtcctcctgctggtggttctggtagtagtcttggtcggccccccaatgggagtactggtcgtcctcctgctggtggttctggtagtcgtcctgctggtggttctggtcgtcctcctgctggtggttctggtcgtcctcctggtggtggttctggtagtcctggTCGTCCTCCTCTGGTAGTTCTGG
Protein-coding sequences here:
- the LOC121310572 gene encoding uncharacterized protein LOC121310572, giving the protein MVVLPMEPLDLVELLDYSNKWIVVVKAPVYCNYTLLQGSGRTLFITPYEACDVRIVNEHYILTLRYTTSGQQAYVQMQCPTGAVVPTKPPPSTTTPRKPTIPTACRASVMTIELPEGPIEQVAVMDKSNTLVTVQDDSRKCGYSLVHGRGKNIFTAPYTACDVKMLNGNYVLTLVYVTLNESNNLVAVIGAPKTCGYSLKGNGKNILTAPYKACHVKILVS